DNA sequence from the Candidatus Binatia bacterium genome:
TGGCCGTCGCCAGCCCCGCGCAGGAGGAAGTGGCCTGGTGCATACAGGAGCAGGTACGCCGCGACGGGGATAAGCAGCGGTGACATCACGGGTGTGCCGCTCGTAGCCGACACCGGAACCGGACGTCAACCCGCCGCTGACGTGAGCCGCACGTGGGGGGGCGCGCACCGGCAGAGCGTTGCGGCAAGTCTGCGGCCAGTGGGCGGTTCGGTGCCGCGCCGACGGTCAGCGGGTACGAAAGGGGTCGACGACCCGGACGGTACCGTAAAGCCGCCCCTGGGCGAAGTCCTCGCTCAGGATCTCGCGCAGACCGTGGTGCTCCGCGTAGGCCCACAGATGCGCATCGAACCAGGAGAGCTGGTAGGCCGCCGCGCCGCGGAGCGCGGTTCGCAACATGGATTCGTTCGGGTAGAGGACCTCGAACTGGCTCAGGAGATCTTCTGCCTCGTGCCGGGCCTCGTCAGGCGTGAGCAGCGGATTGCCGTCGAGCAACGGACGAGTCACGACGGCAACGAACTCGACGATGGCTTGATGGGGAAGACGGAGCGAGTCGTCGGCGATCC
Encoded proteins:
- a CDS encoding PIN domain-containing protein — translated: MAALVDTNVLVYRFDPRFPDKQRIATELLRRGIADDSLRLPHQAIVEFVAVVTRPLLDGNPLLTPDEARHEAEDLLSQFEVLYPNESMLRTALRGAAAYQLSWFDAHLWAYAEHHGLREILSEDFAQGRLYGTVRVVDPFRTR